In Candidatus Poribacteria bacterium, the following are encoded in one genomic region:
- a CDS encoding tetratricopeptide repeat protein: protein MELKKHISLSTHDPQPHLSISTLTLMFTDIEGSTRLWEAHGNEVMAEVIRTHNTILRAANSAWGGTEILSEGDAFFFVFPTASAAVMCALEIQLVLNAYQWHENIEALRVRIGIHTGDMILLDDEYHGMPANLAKRITDAGHGGQILLSAVTHELVRTQFPHGSFISLGEHRLKNIQHPEVIFQFLAPRYSTLEIIGEDRWREVFSKGIQEAPSQHRTSIDATAIPELQTEFPPLRTLNDLPNNLPTPINSFIGRETEVRGIVAYFTDGQTRLVTLTGPGGIGKTRLALQVATELHNTYSDGVSFIALADLRQPTDIITEIAKALVLPLKSTQDVTEQVVSYLLGKTLLLVLDNFEHVMAATEDVKTLLLRCPTLHCLITSREPLKIAGEQRFIVPPLSVPPEDLDWEALHHYESVQLFLARAETVAPGFQLTADNAEAIGAICRVVDGLSLAIELAASRVRAMTPQHILTRLNALLDSSSSSKSSTFLSTSDRDVPARHQTLNAVIDWSYELLVPEEQLLLCQLALFSGGFFLEAAETICSSASIQSETETIDLIFNLHDKSLLMIEEYLTQTRYRLPAPLQLYLQEKQPPLAFREAHAHYYLTLAQEQDRKLEGSEQSEALSEMAIELGNFRAVFRFAQENDKWLLFGQLAVALSEFFYVRGLWNEGLGWLKQAEIELNQQIDGHQKLKDTSETDEMSFYLTTADLQVALAKFYNERQECETARQLCEDALQIFRKLGRQLGTVKALNCLGIIARYEEKLKEADIHFTEALEIAKVLGNKWHIAFTLNNLGLTAYHRRHLEEARLRYTESLHLARELGDKRSIAYTLNNLGKTVHQQGLREEAKHYYTESLRLTRELSTSSTGIPYLLDSFGKEALRHAKYEEARHYYTESLEYRNENSSPREIAESLYRFGQLARAEGKFEQSLCLFLRVASIYAETASTTPLYVDAVNKDIAALEVKLGGERVEELKSEVETLTLQEIVNICLSQ, encoded by the coding sequence ATGGAATTAAAGAAGCACATTTCTTTATCAACACACGATCCGCAACCACATTTGTCAATTAGCACTCTTACTTTGATGTTTACAGATATCGAAGGTTCAACACGACTTTGGGAGGCACACGGCAATGAGGTGATGGCAGAGGTTATCCGTACCCATAACACAATTTTGCGGGCTGCAAATTCCGCCTGGGGCGGCACAGAGATCCTAAGCGAAGGCGATGCTTTTTTCTTTGTTTTTCCTACGGCGAGTGCGGCTGTTATGTGTGCCCTTGAGATACAGTTAGTACTCAATGCGTATCAGTGGCATGAAAACATTGAGGCGTTGCGCGTTCGTATCGGTATTCACACAGGTGATATGATCCTGCTGGATGACGAATATCACGGAATGCCTGCAAATCTCGCCAAACGGATTACGGACGCAGGACACGGTGGACAGATCTTGCTCTCTGCTGTAACGCATGAACTTGTTAGAACACAATTTCCACATGGAAGCTTTATCTCACTCGGCGAACATCGGCTAAAAAACATTCAACATCCAGAAGTGATTTTTCAATTTCTCGCCCCTCGGTACTCTACTTTAGAGATCATCGGTGAAGACAGATGGCGCGAAGTCTTCAGCAAAGGGATACAAGAAGCCCCATCGCAGCATAGGACATCTATAGACGCTACCGCTATTCCTGAACTACAAACCGAGTTTCCACCCCTGAGAACCCTCAACGATTTACCGAATAATCTACCCACGCCTATAAATAGTTTTATCGGTAGAGAAACCGAAGTTCGCGGTATTGTGGCGTATTTCACTGACGGACAGACACGATTGGTGACACTGACTGGACCAGGGGGGATCGGCAAAACGCGTCTCGCCCTACAAGTGGCAACGGAACTTCATAACACGTATTCGGATGGGGTCTCGTTCATTGCGTTAGCTGATTTGAGACAACCCACCGATATTATCACAGAGATCGCGAAGGCTCTCGTCCTGCCATTAAAATCGACACAAGATGTCACGGAACAAGTCGTTTCATATTTGTTGGGAAAAACACTTCTATTGGTGTTGGACAATTTTGAGCACGTGATGGCAGCCACCGAGGATGTCAAGACGCTGTTGCTTAGGTGTCCAACGCTACACTGTCTAATAACATCACGAGAACCTTTGAAGATTGCTGGTGAACAGCGATTCATCGTGCCGCCCTTATCTGTTCCACCTGAAGACCTGGACTGGGAAGCACTCCATCACTACGAAAGCGTTCAACTCTTTTTGGCGAGAGCAGAAACAGTCGCGCCGGGCTTCCAATTAACCGCTGACAATGCCGAAGCGATTGGTGCGATTTGTCGGGTGGTTGATGGGCTCTCCCTTGCGATTGAACTCGCTGCATCGCGCGTTCGTGCAATGACACCGCAACACATTCTTACTCGTTTAAACGCCCTACTTGACAGCTCATCATCAAGTAAATCATCTACATTTCTTTCAACAAGTGATCGGGATGTGCCAGCGAGACACCAAACCCTTAATGCCGTGATTGACTGGTCCTATGAACTTTTAGTGCCAGAAGAACAACTCCTACTTTGTCAACTCGCGCTGTTTTCAGGTGGATTCTTCTTAGAAGCCGCTGAGACTATCTGTAGCTCAGCCTCTATCCAGTCAGAAACGGAAACAATCGATCTCATCTTCAATTTACACGATAAATCGCTACTCATGATTGAAGAATACCTGACGCAAACCCGATATCGACTCCCCGCGCCGTTACAATTGTATCTTCAAGAGAAGCAACCGCCCCTTGCATTCAGAGAGGCGCATGCCCACTATTACCTTACGTTAGCACAAGAACAGGACAGAAAACTTGAGGGTTCAGAACAGAGTGAGGCACTCTCAGAAATGGCGATTGAACTCGGTAATTTTCGTGCTGTTTTTAGATTTGCACAAGAGAATGATAAATGGCTCCTCTTTGGGCAACTTGCTGTCGCTCTTTCAGAATTTTTCTATGTCCGTGGGTTGTGGAATGAAGGCTTAGGGTGGTTAAAACAGGCAGAAATCGAATTAAACCAACAGATTGACGGACATCAGAAACTGAAGGACACGTCTGAAACAGACGAAATGTCGTTCTATTTGACAACAGCGGACCTCCAGGTGGCTCTTGCTAAATTCTATAATGAACGACAGGAGTGTGAAACTGCCCGGCAATTGTGCGAAGATGCGTTACAAATTTTCAGAAAGTTGGGGCGGCAACTCGGAACCGTCAAGGCATTGAATTGTCTCGGTATTATCGCAAGATATGAAGAAAAACTCAAAGAGGCGGATATACACTTTACCGAAGCCTTAGAGATTGCCAAAGTATTAGGCAATAAATGGCATATCGCTTTCACGCTAAACAACTTGGGACTCACAGCATATCACCGTCGCCATCTTGAAGAGGCGAGACTGCGTTACACGGAAAGCCTGCACCTCGCTCGTGAACTTGGAGATAAACGGAGTATTGCTTATACCCTCAATAATCTTGGAAAGACTGTCCATCAGCAAGGTCTGCGGGAGGAAGCGAAACACTACTATACCGAAAGTCTACGTCTCACCCGTGAACTCTCTACTTCCAGCACGGGGATCCCTTACCTATTGGATAGTTTTGGCAAAGAAGCACTTCGTCATGCTAAATATGAGGAGGCGAGACATTACTATACGGAAAGTCTCGAGTACCGCAACGAGAACAGCAGCCCTCGTGAGATAGCAGAATCGCTTTACCGATTCGGACAGTTAGCTCGTGCAGAAGGCAAATTTGAACAGAGTTTGTGTCTCTTTCTTAGGGTCGCCTCAATCTATGCCGAAACCGCATCAACAACGCCGCTTTATGTGGATGCAGTCAACAAAGACATTGCTGCATTGGAGGTAAAACTCGGTGGTGAAAGGGTTGAGGAACTCAAATCAGAGGTGGAAACGCTAACGCTTCAGGAGATAGTTAATATTTGTTTATCCCAATAA
- a CDS encoding amidohydrolase has product MQKDLIFEQCRHHFNDIVGIRRDIHQHPEIGFDVERTAGIAADALQTLGIPVKTGIGRTGVVGDLEVPGASKRIALRADMDALPIQEMTDVPYKSKIDGKAHLCGHDAHTAMLIGTARILSHLRSHLKMHVRFVFQPSEEVFPGGAEAMMADGVLEDVDEIYGIHVFPIYAVGEYATCVGPMLAQSDTFRITLTGRGGHAAFPHLTVDPIVIGAQYVTAVQSIVARNVNPLDSAVVSVTQLHGGDANLKNGLTGAALNVIPPTVHIGGTVRTLQKTVQTRVREQLERLIAGLADANNATYTFDYQEGCPVTYNHEPCVTNVVSNARGLVGEDNIIFPVLPILGGEDFGCYSQEIPACFVMVGAGNEEKGIVNMCHHPQFDIDETCMIYGMALLTSLAML; this is encoded by the coding sequence ATGCAGAAGGATTTAATTTTTGAACAGTGCCGTCATCATTTTAACGACATTGTCGGCATCCGGCGCGATATTCATCAGCATCCTGAAATAGGGTTTGATGTGGAACGCACTGCAGGTATCGCTGCTGATGCGTTGCAGACACTCGGCATTCCAGTTAAAACAGGTATTGGTAGGACAGGTGTTGTCGGGGACTTGGAGGTGCCGGGGGCATCAAAACGTATTGCCTTGCGCGCCGACATGGACGCGCTGCCAATTCAAGAAATGACCGATGTGCCTTATAAATCGAAAATTGATGGTAAAGCACACCTATGCGGACACGATGCACACACGGCAATGCTTATCGGGACAGCGCGAATCCTTTCACACCTCCGAAGTCATCTCAAGATGCATGTTAGGTTTGTCTTCCAACCGAGCGAAGAGGTGTTCCCGGGTGGTGCGGAGGCGATGATGGCAGATGGCGTTTTAGAAGATGTAGACGAAATCTATGGGATACATGTCTTCCCAATCTATGCTGTTGGGGAATACGCCACGTGCGTGGGTCCGATGCTCGCACAGTCTGATACTTTTCGGATCACGCTTACTGGTAGGGGTGGACACGCGGCGTTTCCACATCTCACGGTCGATCCAATCGTTATTGGTGCGCAGTATGTGACAGCGGTACAGTCGATTGTCGCCAGAAATGTTAACCCATTAGATTCAGCGGTGGTCAGTGTGACGCAACTACACGGTGGAGATGCCAATCTGAAGAATGGACTCACAGGTGCAGCACTCAATGTTATCCCTCCGACAGTACACATCGGCGGCACGGTGCGGACACTTCAAAAAACCGTTCAAACACGCGTTCGCGAGCAGCTGGAACGTCTCATCGCAGGTTTAGCAGATGCTAACAATGCCACCTACACTTTTGATTACCAAGAGGGATGTCCGGTAACATACAACCACGAACCTTGTGTTACTAACGTTGTATCTAACGCGCGCGGTTTGGTCGGAGAGGATAACATCATATTTCCAGTGCTGCCGATATTAGGTGGCGAAGATTTCGGATGCTATTCTCAAGAAATCCCTGCCTGCTTTGTGATGGTCGGTGCTGGAAACGAGGAAAAAGGCATCGTGAATATGTGTCATCACCCACAATTTGACATTGATGAAACCTGCATGATTTACGGTATGGCGTTGCTGACAAGTCTCGCGATGCTCTAA